The following are encoded in a window of Nakamurella sp. A5-74 genomic DNA:
- a CDS encoding NUDIX domain-containing protein, producing MIFRRTARILLIDEKSRILLFADTDPGIPGVRWWITPGGGVEPGETDRDAALRELTEETGLLLTDPAGLSGPIAVRIGVFHYSDRSVENAETYFVASVETFDIDISGHTEDEKLTMAQHRWWTYEELVSTTETIAPPGLAALWLAAETAPPDVPIDLGREELAIRDLG from the coding sequence GTGATCTTCCGCCGCACCGCACGGATCCTGCTGATCGACGAGAAGTCCCGGATCCTGCTGTTCGCCGACACCGACCCCGGGATCCCCGGGGTCCGCTGGTGGATCACTCCCGGCGGCGGTGTCGAGCCGGGGGAGACCGACCGGGACGCTGCGCTGCGGGAGCTGACCGAGGAGACCGGGCTGCTGCTCACGGATCCTGCCGGCCTGTCCGGGCCGATCGCCGTCCGGATCGGGGTGTTCCACTACAGCGACCGGTCCGTGGAGAACGCCGAGACCTATTTCGTCGCGAGCGTCGAGACCTTCGACATCGACATCAGCGGCCACACCGAGGACGAGAAGCTCACGATGGCCCAGCACCGGTGGTGGACGTACGAGGAACTCGTCAGTACGACGGAGACCATCGCCCCGCCGGGGTTGGCTGCGCTGTGGCTGGCGGCCGAGACCGCACCCCCGGACGTACCGATCGACCTCGGGCGCGAGGAGTTGGCCATCCGCGACCTGGGCTGA
- a CDS encoding phosphodiester glycosidase family protein gives MSLLHRRRGSYATTAAVIAALGVATVLAPLAPGTAVAAASTAPAPTAPARTVALATAPAADASYPLRSVTEKLGPGITLDRRTSLTGDGWFDDQVLTVDLAQPAVSTDLITAGPGVSDRGPISTAANARGAVAATNGDFFDIDGSGAPLGAAVQGGDLLKSAQIGGRVQVGITRDRIASLVDAAIEATATLGGTPYPVLALNTVNGSSPADALIAFTPGWGTASRSRGLEGAPAVVEALVVDGAIRSVTDAAGTGAIPAGAFVLQARGASAAALRALPIGTPAALDYRLKDELAGRMNMVIGANAVLVRDGAVVQQSDTSLAPRTALGIKDDGRTLVLFTTDGRQTLVPGRTLTSVAQQLISLGVQTAVNLDGGGSTTLVARAAGDRQADVRNRPSDGAERIDPNGVGVFVSPSSRGAGSLVVRPRADQAAVRAGTVRADAVFPGLRRSLTVSAVDANLTPRSLPAAIAWFAGRARIIPGAGGATVIAPAGDGSLAVQRRLAVSASAGSIRGGISLTVLGPLHSLETSQRRLALPGAGDAAAVHLDVTGRDAQGYAAPVELGDLGLDYDRSVLRITADNTGLRITPLRQGATLMTLTAAGVRTTLPVTVGVTTTQLYSFDAADEVSRWTTNGTVPAEQKLLLQDGKLRLDFTARRNQGITFTGTPALLTLPGAPLRVRVSFTSSRAMQFSSLRWVDGAGVNGGFLGPAITAGKQSIDWVFPSGTLFPIRLTYFQAVETDALKQGAGTIVFDSIAYDSAPAIDVPALGAPRPDPLLSPDGTAPSSPGTWNYATLSDVQFTAAHPELAKVGVAALKRIGTQHPDLVVLNGDITDLGAPQDISLARKTLEAGGCDLVTVDAPLPANYTPDSASGRFPCYYVPGNHESYRVNGQGDLAPFVAEFGRPYRTFDHKGTRFILLNSALGTLRGSDFAQYAMLQSALQQARSNASIKNVLVFAHHPVDDPEEAATSQLGDRMEVALIEKMLSDFRTSTGKGAAMTGSHAQVLNVHRLEGVPYTVLPSSGKAPYGTPERGGFTGFLNWTVDPTQQADGRWLTGDVHAFAQSVRLTGPGSLKVGGKTTVTGTLVQPDGIAPGTRVVPLRYPMSVHWIPTSGLALGSGAAALTAAKKAGRTAILDPTTGVVTAIKAGTISVRVSSESMREYTGAASLAPVIGSTVITVKS, from the coding sequence GTGTCACTCCTTCACCGCCGCCGTGGCAGTTACGCCACGACCGCTGCAGTCATCGCCGCGCTCGGTGTCGCCACCGTGCTGGCACCACTCGCGCCCGGAACGGCGGTGGCGGCAGCATCGACTGCACCGGCGCCCACCGCTCCAGCCCGGACCGTCGCCCTTGCGACTGCACCCGCAGCGGACGCCTCCTACCCGCTGCGCAGCGTCACCGAGAAGCTCGGGCCGGGCATCACGCTCGACCGGCGGACCTCCCTCACCGGCGACGGCTGGTTCGACGACCAGGTACTCACCGTCGACCTCGCCCAGCCGGCGGTCAGCACCGACCTGATCACCGCAGGACCGGGAGTCTCCGACCGTGGGCCCATCTCCACCGCGGCCAACGCGCGCGGCGCGGTGGCCGCGACCAACGGCGACTTCTTCGACATCGACGGCTCCGGCGCACCCCTGGGTGCCGCCGTGCAGGGCGGCGACCTGCTCAAGAGCGCTCAGATCGGCGGACGTGTCCAGGTAGGCATCACCCGCGACCGCATCGCTTCCCTGGTCGACGCCGCTATCGAGGCCACCGCAACGCTCGGCGGCACGCCGTACCCGGTACTCGCACTGAACACCGTCAACGGCTCGTCGCCCGCAGATGCACTCATCGCCTTCACCCCCGGATGGGGGACGGCCAGCCGGAGTCGCGGTCTGGAGGGTGCGCCCGCAGTGGTCGAGGCGCTGGTCGTCGACGGGGCGATCCGCTCGGTCACCGACGCCGCCGGAACCGGCGCCATCCCGGCCGGCGCGTTCGTCCTGCAGGCCCGCGGCGCCTCGGCTGCCGCACTCCGCGCACTGCCGATCGGCACTCCCGCGGCCCTGGACTACCGACTCAAGGACGAGCTCGCCGGCCGGATGAACATGGTCATCGGCGCCAACGCGGTGCTGGTCCGCGACGGCGCGGTGGTCCAGCAGAGCGACACCTCGCTGGCTCCCCGGACGGCGCTGGGCATCAAGGACGACGGCCGGACGCTGGTGCTGTTCACCACCGACGGTCGGCAGACCCTGGTCCCCGGCCGGACGCTCACCTCCGTTGCACAGCAACTCATCTCGCTGGGCGTGCAGACCGCGGTGAACCTCGACGGCGGCGGCTCGACCACCCTGGTGGCCCGAGCGGCGGGCGACCGGCAGGCCGACGTCCGCAACCGTCCGTCCGATGGCGCAGAACGCATCGACCCCAACGGTGTCGGCGTGTTCGTGAGCCCGAGCAGTCGCGGCGCCGGGTCGCTCGTCGTGCGACCGCGGGCCGACCAGGCAGCCGTCCGCGCAGGCACCGTGCGCGCCGATGCCGTCTTCCCCGGACTGCGCCGCAGCCTGACCGTCAGTGCCGTCGATGCCAACCTCACTCCTCGTTCGCTCCCCGCAGCCATCGCCTGGTTCGCCGGTCGCGCCAGGATCATCCCGGGCGCCGGTGGCGCCACCGTCATCGCCCCGGCGGGTGACGGTTCGCTCGCGGTCCAGCGTCGGCTGGCCGTCTCCGCGTCGGCGGGCTCCATCCGCGGCGGGATCTCGTTGACCGTGCTCGGCCCGCTGCACAGCCTGGAGACCTCGCAACGTCGGCTCGCGCTCCCCGGGGCCGGCGATGCTGCGGCCGTCCACCTCGACGTCACCGGGCGGGACGCGCAGGGCTACGCGGCACCGGTCGAGCTCGGCGACCTGGGCCTGGACTACGACCGCAGCGTCCTGCGGATCACCGCCGACAACACCGGTCTGCGCATCACACCGCTGCGGCAGGGCGCCACCCTGATGACGCTGACGGCTGCGGGCGTCCGCACCACGCTGCCGGTGACCGTTGGCGTCACCACCACGCAATTGTATTCCTTCGACGCGGCGGACGAGGTGAGCCGGTGGACGACCAACGGCACCGTGCCCGCGGAGCAAAAGCTGTTGTTGCAGGACGGCAAGCTGCGGCTTGATTTCACGGCCCGCCGCAACCAGGGCATCACCTTCACCGGCACGCCCGCCCTGCTCACGCTGCCCGGTGCGCCCTTGCGAGTCCGGGTGTCGTTCACGTCCTCCCGCGCCATGCAGTTCTCCTCGCTGCGGTGGGTGGACGGCGCCGGGGTGAACGGCGGCTTCCTCGGCCCGGCGATCACCGCGGGCAAGCAGTCCATCGACTGGGTGTTCCCGTCCGGGACCCTCTTCCCCATCCGGTTGACGTACTTCCAGGCCGTCGAGACCGACGCTCTCAAGCAGGGCGCAGGCACCATCGTGTTCGACTCGATCGCCTACGACTCGGCGCCGGCGATCGACGTGCCCGCGCTCGGTGCGCCCCGGCCGGATCCGCTACTCAGCCCGGACGGAACGGCGCCCAGCTCCCCCGGCACCTGGAACTACGCGACGTTGTCGGATGTGCAGTTCACCGCGGCGCACCCCGAGCTCGCGAAGGTCGGCGTGGCCGCACTGAAGCGCATCGGCACGCAGCATCCGGACCTGGTCGTGCTGAACGGCGACATCACCGATCTAGGTGCACCGCAAGACATCTCATTGGCCCGCAAGACCCTCGAGGCCGGCGGGTGCGATCTCGTCACCGTCGACGCGCCGCTGCCGGCGAACTACACGCCGGACTCGGCGTCCGGCCGGTTCCCGTGCTATTACGTGCCGGGCAACCACGAGTCGTACCGGGTGAACGGTCAGGGTGACCTGGCTCCGTTCGTGGCCGAGTTCGGTCGGCCCTACCGGACCTTCGACCACAAGGGCACCCGGTTCATCCTGCTCAACAGCGCGTTGGGCACGCTGCGTGGATCGGACTTCGCCCAGTACGCGATGCTGCAGTCAGCCCTGCAGCAGGCCAGGAGCAATGCCTCGATCAAGAATGTCCTGGTCTTCGCCCACCACCCGGTCGACGATCCGGAGGAGGCTGCCACCAGTCAGCTCGGCGACCGGATGGAGGTCGCCCTGATCGAGAAGATGCTGTCCGACTTCCGCACCTCCACCGGCAAGGGCGCAGCGATGACCGGCTCGCACGCCCAGGTGCTGAACGTGCACCGCCTCGAGGGTGTGCCGTACACGGTGCTGCCGTCGTCCGGGAAGGCTCCGTACGGCACACCCGAGCGGGGCGGGTTCACCGGCTTCCTCAACTGGACGGTCGATCCGACCCAGCAGGCCGACGGCCGGTGGCTGACCGGCGACGTGCACGCCTTCGCCCAGTCGGTGCGGCTGACCGGCCCTGGTTCGCTGAAGGTCGGCGGGAAGACCACCGTCACCGGCACTCTCGTCCAGCCCGACGGCATCGCTCCCGGCACGAGAGTGGTCCCGCTGCGGTACCCGATGTCAGTGCACTGGATCCCCACGTCCGGCCTGGCGCTCGGCAGCGGGGCCGCAGCCCTGACCGCCGCGAAGAAGGCCGGGCGAACGGCGATCCTGGACCCGACAACTGGAGTGGTGACGGCGATCAAGGCCGGCACGATCTCCGTCCGGGTGAGCAGTGAGTCCATGCGCGAATACACCGGAGCTGCATCGCTCGCGCCGGTGATCGGTTCCACCGTCATCACCGTGAAGAGCTGA
- a CDS encoding threonine--tRNA ligase, producing MPAQHDPSSAADPALPILSADPSRPSTLDHRVIGREMGIYTTHPLAGAGLPLWLPAGAVVRYELEQYAREIALATGCSPVYSPVLGKRALFERSGHWAKFADDMFPPMPVGGDELVLRPANCPHHAMIYAAEIRSHRDLPIRLNELAPMFRAERSGVLSGLSRVRQIDLDDTHVFCRPDQVAPEVAAALQALLDAYEVLGISVDHLRLSRRGSGDGYLGAAEHWAAAEDRLRAALVAIDLPRRGLHSREVAGEAAFYGPKIDVQVRDARGQVETLGTVQLDFNQPERFDLRYTDSGGARPLVSMIHRGTLGAMERMVALLLEVHRGRLPLWLAPVQVCLLPVSAAQRAAADQAANLLRCNGVRLRLEAEGSLGSRIRAASGRRDSLLVVVGEDEVSTGAMSVHDPATDVRVRLPAAVLAERMSAAIRLRALRVDLGSA from the coding sequence ATGCCTGCACAGCACGATCCCTCGTCCGCAGCAGATCCCGCCCTGCCGATCTTGAGTGCGGATCCGTCGCGACCGTCGACCCTCGACCACCGGGTGATCGGTCGGGAGATGGGCATCTACACCACCCATCCGCTCGCCGGGGCCGGTCTCCCGCTCTGGCTACCGGCCGGAGCGGTGGTCCGGTACGAACTGGAGCAGTACGCCCGCGAGATCGCACTGGCCACCGGGTGTTCGCCGGTGTACTCCCCGGTGCTGGGGAAGCGGGCACTGTTCGAACGGTCGGGGCACTGGGCGAAGTTCGCCGACGACATGTTCCCGCCGATGCCGGTCGGCGGTGACGAATTGGTGCTGCGACCGGCAAACTGCCCGCACCACGCGATGATCTACGCCGCGGAGATCCGCAGCCACCGCGATCTGCCGATCCGGCTCAACGAGCTGGCACCGATGTTCCGGGCGGAGCGGTCCGGAGTGCTCAGCGGGTTGAGCCGGGTCCGGCAGATCGACCTGGACGACACCCACGTCTTCTGCCGACCGGACCAGGTCGCCCCCGAGGTGGCCGCGGCACTGCAGGCGTTGCTCGATGCCTATGAGGTGCTGGGGATCTCGGTGGATCACCTTCGGCTGTCGCGACGGGGATCCGGCGACGGATATCTGGGCGCCGCCGAGCACTGGGCCGCCGCTGAGGATCGGCTGCGCGCCGCGTTGGTCGCGATCGACCTTCCGCGACGCGGGCTGCACAGTCGGGAGGTAGCAGGGGAGGCGGCCTTCTACGGACCCAAGATCGACGTCCAGGTACGGGATGCGCGCGGTCAGGTCGAGACCCTCGGCACCGTCCAGCTGGATTTCAACCAGCCGGAACGGTTCGACCTGCGCTACACCGACTCAGGCGGTGCGCGTCCGCTGGTCTCGATGATCCACCGCGGCACCCTTGGCGCGATGGAGCGGATGGTGGCGCTGCTGCTGGAGGTGCACCGCGGGCGGCTGCCGCTCTGGCTCGCGCCGGTGCAGGTCTGCCTCCTGCCCGTCAGCGCCGCGCAACGCGCTGCCGCAGATCAGGCTGCGAACCTGTTGCGCTGCAACGGTGTCCGCCTCCGCCTGGAGGCTGAGGGAAGCCTCGGGTCCCGGATCCGCGCCGCCAGCGGACGTCGTGACTCACTGCTGGTGGTGGTGGGCGAGGACGAAGTGTCGACCGGTGCGATGTCCGTCCACGATCCGGCGACCGACGTCCGTGTCCGACTCCCGGCTGCCGTGCTCGCCGAGCGGATGTCGGCAGCGATCAGGCTGCGGGCGCTCCGGGTGGATCTCGGCTCGGCCTGA
- a CDS encoding phosphatase PAP2 family protein produces MRTTDELPDPMITPPQTAVPEPVDRALRILTTSANHGLLWFGVGAVGAMLGKRPRRAALRGVASLGMASFVANSVIKPLVGRRRPDPQRTKTARRIGKIPWTSSFPSGHSASAAAFATGAALELPLSATVLGPLAAAVAYSRVHVGVHYKSDVVVGAASGVAVALLVQKLWPAKPFAPAEMDKVDAPALAEGAGLFVVLNELSGSSDGAEEAIRKVLPQVEIVQWDPENEDLADLVPGSASAVGVAGGDGTVASVAALAIERNLPLAVFPAGTLNHFAGALGLATHQDTATAVLAGAGGSVSAAALNGNVFLNTAGIGGYPELVRLRDKLSHRMGKWPAAAYSLGKVVRGHAPLHLVINGKPVPVWAVFVGNGVYTPRGLAPAWRDRLSDDVLDVQYLRADKKFSRTIAVVASLIGLVGQTKVFGAVDGRSVTITSQEGPVLAAHDGEVTSPHEKIELEILPQRLVVYRG; encoded by the coding sequence ATGCGCACCACTGACGAGCTGCCCGACCCGATGATCACCCCCCCGCAGACAGCGGTGCCGGAACCGGTGGACCGCGCGCTCCGCATATTGACCACCTCGGCCAACCACGGGCTGTTGTGGTTCGGGGTCGGCGCGGTCGGGGCGATGCTGGGCAAGCGTCCGCGGCGCGCGGCGCTCAGGGGGGTCGCCTCCCTCGGGATGGCCAGCTTCGTCGCGAACAGTGTCATCAAGCCGCTGGTGGGTCGCCGGCGACCCGATCCGCAGCGCACGAAGACCGCCCGTCGCATCGGCAAGATCCCCTGGACCAGCTCCTTCCCCAGTGGTCACTCGGCCTCTGCAGCCGCCTTCGCCACCGGCGCTGCCCTCGAACTTCCGTTGAGTGCAACGGTTCTCGGCCCGCTCGCTGCAGCCGTCGCCTACTCCCGGGTGCACGTCGGCGTGCACTACAAGTCCGACGTCGTCGTCGGGGCGGCGTCCGGCGTGGCGGTGGCGCTGCTGGTGCAGAAGCTGTGGCCGGCCAAGCCGTTCGCTCCGGCCGAGATGGACAAGGTGGACGCTCCGGCGCTGGCCGAGGGCGCCGGGCTGTTCGTCGTGCTCAACGAGCTCTCCGGCTCCTCCGACGGCGCCGAGGAGGCGATCAGGAAGGTCCTGCCCCAGGTCGAGATCGTGCAATGGGATCCGGAGAACGAGGATCTGGCCGATCTCGTGCCCGGCTCTGCGTCGGCGGTCGGGGTGGCCGGCGGTGACGGCACCGTCGCCTCGGTGGCTGCGCTGGCGATCGAGCGGAACCTGCCCCTGGCCGTCTTCCCGGCCGGCACCCTCAACCACTTCGCCGGCGCGCTCGGCCTGGCCACCCACCAGGACACCGCCACCGCGGTGCTCGCTGGAGCGGGCGGATCGGTGTCCGCCGCCGCACTGAACGGCAACGTGTTCCTCAACACCGCGGGTATCGGTGGATACCCCGAGCTGGTCCGGTTGCGGGACAAGCTCAGCCACCGGATGGGCAAGTGGCCGGCCGCCGCGTACTCGCTGGGCAAGGTCGTGCGTGGCCACGCGCCGCTGCACCTGGTGATCAACGGCAAGCCCGTTCCGGTGTGGGCGGTGTTCGTCGGCAACGGTGTCTACACCCCACGTGGTCTGGCGCCCGCCTGGCGCGACCGGCTCAGCGACGACGTGCTGGACGTGCAGTACCTGCGCGCGGACAAGAAGTTCTCCCGCACCATCGCGGTGGTCGCCTCGCTGATCGGCCTGGTCGGGCAGACCAAGGTGTTCGGTGCCGTCGACGGGCGCTCGGTCACCATCACCTCGCAGGAGGGTCCGGTGCTGGCGGCGCACGACGGGGAGGTCACCAGCCCGCACGAGAAGATCGAGCTGGAGATCCTGCCGCAGCGGCTGGTCGTCTACCGCGGATGA
- a CDS encoding acylphosphatase has translation MTDGARTDPLSGDAETLVRMTVFVRGRVQGVGFRWWTRSRALELGLVGSATNRADGGVEVVAEGPRADCAQLLVLLRGPDAPGLVESAIEQFAAPRGVGPEFVER, from the coding sequence ATGACGGACGGGGCCCGCACCGATCCGCTGAGCGGCGACGCGGAGACGCTCGTGCGGATGACGGTCTTCGTGCGCGGTCGGGTGCAGGGCGTCGGGTTCCGGTGGTGGACGCGTAGCCGCGCGTTGGAGCTGGGTCTGGTCGGCAGCGCCACCAACCGCGCCGACGGCGGCGTCGAGGTGGTCGCGGAAGGACCTCGGGCCGACTGTGCGCAGCTGCTCGTGCTGCTTCGCGGGCCCGACGCGCCCGGCCTGGTCGAGTCCGCGATCGAGCAGTTCGCGGCGCCGCGCGGTGTCGGGCCGGAGTTCGTCGAACGTTGA
- the smc gene encoding chromosome segregation protein SMC, producing the protein MYLKSLTLKGFKSFASATTLQFEPGITAVVGPNGSGKSNVVDAIAWVLGEQGAKALRGGKMDDVIFAGTADRPPLGRAEVTLTINNADGALPIDYAEVSITRRMFRDGASEYEINGSSCRLLDIQELLSDSGIGREMHVIVGQGQLDAVLSARPEDRRAFIEEAAGVLKHRKRKEKALRKLDAMQANLTRLGDLTGELRRQLKPLGRQAEVARRAAGVQSDLRDARLRLLADDHRVLAAKIAQETADEQAAQDHRARIQQQLAAAQQEVELAQKALAEATPQLQQAQDLWFSLSALSERFRGLVSLAEERSRNLATPTEAPRAGRDPEELDRQAERAEAEQIERERAVVAGRAVLAEAVTERTEAEEALKAAEAALVAASRAIADRREGLARLSGQVNAARSRLTSADEEVARLGVAVAEARERSDRAGRAFETLQDSIGELDSSEEGLDEHNLAAEQAADAAAARVTELADQLREARTAQAGLRARVDALALGLDRRDGAGTLLAAGLQGVLGSVATLLDVSPGHEAAVAAALGRIADAVAVADLTAAATALTHLRTEDGGRSGLLIGGAPNPEVTGDELPAGAVWAVDVVRAPEALRSATAVALHRVAIVPDLDAALALVELRPLVRAVTAAGDLIGSDWAFGGSAGKQSVIEIQAAVDEAESELAAVTSRITGLEAALVGARAEAESSAGVADRAMAALHESDAKLAAVTEQLGRLGETARSAAAEAERLTRQRTAVETAREQHRTEVAELEERLTHASDSSTDVTEELDPAERDRATDAAAAARQVEMEARLALRTDEERARASAGSAEGLRRAARQERETVARAEAAIRRRAAGAAVAAGVLELAVRTAARLETSLAAAAAERESAQQHRAAAEERSRTTRTVAADLQTQWSALTDAVHRDEVQRAQQTLRLEQLADRIAGEFAMNPDDLVAEFGPDVEVPPTALEMTEYEAAKERGEDVVRPQPAPFDRATQERRARRAERDLATLGKVNPLALEEFAALEERHAFLSTQLEDLKATRKDLLTVVKEVDDRILEVFTSAFHDVAREFVTVFATLFPGGEGELVLTTPDDMLATGIEVHARPPGKKVKRLSLLSGGERSLTAVALLVAIFRARPSPFYIMDEVEAALDETNLTRLVALLAELRDSSQLIIITHQKFTMEAADALYGVSMRGDGITQVISQRIRAAEDRPPAGAAVKPVPTG; encoded by the coding sequence GTGTATTTGAAGTCGCTCACCCTCAAGGGCTTCAAGTCGTTCGCCTCGGCGACCACGCTGCAGTTCGAACCAGGCATCACCGCCGTCGTCGGACCGAACGGCTCGGGCAAGTCCAACGTGGTCGATGCGATCGCCTGGGTGCTCGGCGAGCAGGGCGCGAAGGCGTTGCGCGGCGGCAAGATGGATGACGTCATCTTCGCCGGCACCGCCGACCGGCCACCGCTGGGGCGGGCCGAGGTGACGTTGACGATCAACAACGCCGACGGTGCGCTGCCCATCGATTACGCCGAGGTGTCGATCACCCGACGGATGTTCCGAGACGGTGCCAGCGAGTACGAGATCAACGGCAGCTCCTGCCGGCTGCTCGACATCCAGGAACTGCTCAGCGACTCGGGTATCGGTCGTGAGATGCACGTCATCGTGGGGCAGGGCCAGCTCGATGCGGTGCTGTCGGCACGTCCGGAGGACCGTCGTGCGTTCATCGAGGAAGCAGCCGGCGTCCTCAAGCACCGCAAGCGCAAGGAGAAAGCGCTCCGCAAGCTCGACGCGATGCAGGCCAACCTGACCCGGCTCGGCGACCTGACCGGCGAGCTGCGGAGGCAGCTCAAACCGTTGGGCCGACAGGCAGAGGTGGCTCGGCGCGCCGCCGGGGTGCAGTCGGACCTCCGCGACGCGCGGCTCCGGCTGCTGGCCGACGACCACCGGGTGCTGGCGGCGAAGATCGCCCAGGAGACCGCTGACGAGCAGGCCGCACAGGATCACCGGGCGCGCATCCAGCAGCAGCTCGCGGCAGCACAGCAGGAGGTCGAGCTCGCGCAGAAGGCCTTGGCCGAGGCCACTCCGCAGCTGCAGCAGGCACAGGATCTGTGGTTCTCGCTGTCGGCGCTCAGCGAGAGGTTCCGCGGTTTGGTGTCGCTCGCCGAGGAACGGTCCCGCAATCTGGCAACTCCCACCGAGGCGCCGCGCGCCGGACGCGACCCCGAGGAGTTGGACCGGCAGGCCGAGCGGGCAGAGGCCGAACAGATCGAACGGGAGCGGGCGGTCGTCGCCGGGCGCGCGGTGCTCGCCGAGGCCGTCACCGAGCGCACCGAGGCCGAAGAGGCGCTCAAGGCGGCGGAGGCCGCGCTGGTGGCGGCCTCCCGCGCGATCGCCGATCGCCGTGAAGGGCTGGCCCGACTGTCCGGCCAGGTCAACGCGGCCCGCTCACGGCTGACCTCCGCGGACGAGGAGGTCGCGCGGCTGGGCGTCGCGGTGGCCGAGGCGCGTGAGCGGTCGGACCGGGCCGGGCGTGCGTTCGAGACCCTGCAGGACTCGATCGGCGAACTCGATTCGTCGGAGGAGGGGCTCGACGAGCACAACCTGGCCGCAGAGCAGGCCGCCGACGCGGCAGCCGCGCGGGTCACCGAGCTGGCCGATCAACTGCGGGAGGCGCGCACTGCACAGGCCGGGCTGCGGGCGAGGGTCGATGCGCTCGCCCTCGGTCTCGATCGACGGGACGGGGCCGGCACGCTGCTGGCTGCTGGTCTGCAAGGAGTGCTGGGTTCGGTGGCGACGCTGCTCGACGTCAGCCCCGGCCACGAGGCAGCGGTGGCCGCAGCTCTCGGCCGGATCGCCGACGCGGTGGCGGTGGCCGACCTGACCGCTGCGGCGACCGCTCTGACGCATCTGCGCACCGAGGACGGCGGCCGTTCCGGTCTGCTGATCGGGGGCGCACCGAACCCCGAGGTCACCGGTGATGAGCTACCTGCCGGCGCGGTCTGGGCCGTCGACGTGGTGCGAGCGCCTGAGGCGTTGCGCTCCGCGACTGCTGTTGCGCTGCACCGGGTTGCGATCGTTCCCGACCTCGACGCCGCGCTCGCGCTGGTGGAGCTGCGGCCACTGGTGCGCGCCGTCACAGCAGCCGGCGACCTGATCGGCAGCGACTGGGCCTTCGGCGGCAGCGCCGGCAAGCAGTCGGTGATCGAGATCCAGGCTGCCGTCGACGAAGCGGAGTCCGAACTCGCCGCCGTGACGTCGAGGATCACCGGGCTGGAAGCGGCGCTGGTCGGCGCCAGGGCCGAGGCGGAGTCCTCGGCCGGCGTCGCCGACCGGGCGATGGCCGCGCTGCACGAATCCGACGCCAAGCTCGCCGCCGTCACCGAGCAGCTCGGTCGACTCGGGGAAACGGCCCGATCCGCTGCCGCCGAGGCCGAGCGGTTGACACGGCAGCGGACTGCCGTCGAGACCGCCCGCGAACAACATCGCACCGAGGTGGCGGAACTGGAGGAGCGGCTCACCCACGCCTCGGACTCCTCGACCGACGTCACCGAGGAGCTCGACCCGGCCGAGCGGGACCGGGCGACCGACGCCGCCGCTGCCGCCCGTCAGGTGGAGATGGAGGCGCGGCTGGCGCTGCGCACCGACGAGGAACGCGCCCGGGCGTCCGCCGGCTCGGCTGAAGGTCTTCGCCGGGCAGCTCGTCAGGAGCGGGAGACGGTGGCCCGTGCCGAAGCTGCGATCCGCCGCCGCGCCGCTGGTGCCGCGGTCGCCGCCGGCGTGCTGGAACTGGCCGTCAGGACCGCTGCCCGTCTCGAGACGTCGCTCGCCGCGGCCGCCGCCGAGCGAGAATCGGCCCAGCAGCACCGCGCCGCCGCCGAGGAGCGCTCCCGCACCACCCGCACCGTCGCCGCCGATCTGCAGACCCAGTGGAGCGCCTTGACCGACGCGGTCCACCGGGACGAGGTGCAGCGCGCCCAGCAGACGCTGCGGTTGGAGCAGCTGGCCGACCGCATCGCCGGCGAGTTCGCGATGAACCCGGACGACCTGGTCGCCGAGTTCGGTCCGGACGTCGAGGTACCGCCGACCGCGCTCGAGATGACCGAGTACGAGGCTGCCAAGGAGCGGGGCGAGGACGTCGTCCGGCCGCAGCCCGCGCCGTTCGACCGCGCCACCCAGGAGCGACGTGCCCGGCGCGCCGAGCGCGACCTCGCCACCCTCGGCAAGGTCAACCCGCTGGCGCTGGAGGAGTTCGCGGCGCTCGAGGAGCGCCACGCGTTCCTGTCGACCCAGCTGGAGGACCTGAAGGCCACCCGCAAGGACCTGCTGACGGTGGTCAAGGAGGTCGACGACCGGATTCTCGAGGTGTTCACCAGCGCCTTCCACGACGTCGCCCGCGAGTTCGTCACCGTCTTCGCGACCCTGTTCCCGGGCGGGGAGGGTGAGCTGGTGCTGACCACCCCGGACGACATGCTGGCCACCGGCATCGAGGTGCACGCCCGTCCTCCCGGCAAGAAGGTCAAGCGGCTCTCGTTGCTGTCCGGCGGCGAGCGTTCGCTGACCGCGGTGGCGCTGCTGGTGGCCATCTTCCGCGCCAGACCGAGCCCGTTCTACATCATGGACGAGGTCGAGGCGGCGCTGGACGAGACCAACCTGACCCGGCTCGTCGCGCTGCTGGCCGAACTCCGCGACTCCTCGCAGTTGATCATCATCACCCACCAGAAATTCACCATGGAGGCGGCCGACGCGCTCTACGGCGTCTCGATGCGCGGCGACGGCATCACCCAGGTGATCAGCCAGCGGATCCGTGCCGCCGAGGACCGGCCGCCTGCGGGCGCTGCCGTCAAGCCGGTTCCCACCGGCTGA